Proteins from a genomic interval of Pseudomonas silesiensis:
- the hemW gene encoding radical SAM family heme chaperone HemW, translating to MTLESPASPLIFGGAAQSPRAALPVLPPLALYIHIPWCVRKCPYCDFNSHTASPVLPEEEYVDALLADLDQDLHAVYGRELSSIFFGGGTPSLFSAEALGRLLKGVEQRIPFAADIEITLEANPGTFEQEKFVAYRKLGINRLSIGIQSFQEEKLKALGRIHNGDEAVRAAGMARQAGFDNFNLDLMHGLPDQSLDDALGDLRQAIALKPTHLSWYQLTLEPNTVFWNQPPTLPEDDTLWDIQEAGQALLAEHGYAQYEVSAYAQPGRAARHNLNYWSFGDFIGIGAGAHGKLSHPDGRIVRTWKTRLPKDYLNPAKNFQAGENALTNAELPFEFLMNALRLTEGVESRLYPQRTGLTLESLAESRREAEQSGLLQVEPSRLAATERGQLFLNDLLQKFLT from the coding sequence ATGACCCTTGAATCGCCCGCGTCGCCACTGATTTTCGGTGGCGCCGCACAATCGCCCCGGGCGGCCCTGCCTGTGCTGCCACCCCTGGCGTTGTACATCCACATCCCGTGGTGTGTGCGCAAATGCCCCTATTGCGACTTCAACTCCCACACCGCCAGCCCGGTGCTGCCGGAAGAAGAGTATGTGGACGCCTTGCTGGCCGACCTCGACCAGGACCTGCACGCCGTTTATGGCCGTGAACTGAGCTCGATCTTCTTTGGTGGCGGTACGCCCAGCCTGTTCAGCGCCGAAGCGTTGGGCCGCTTGCTCAAAGGCGTCGAGCAACGCATCCCGTTTGCCGCCGACATCGAAATCACCCTGGAAGCCAATCCCGGGACGTTCGAGCAGGAAAAGTTCGTCGCCTACCGAAAGCTGGGGATCAATCGCCTGTCGATCGGCATCCAGAGTTTTCAGGAAGAGAAACTCAAGGCCCTGGGACGGATTCACAACGGCGATGAAGCCGTGCGTGCCGCCGGCATGGCCCGGCAGGCTGGCTTCGACAACTTCAACCTGGACCTGATGCACGGGTTGCCCGATCAGTCCCTGGACGACGCCTTGGGCGACCTGCGCCAGGCCATTGCCCTGAAGCCGACCCACCTGTCCTGGTATCAGCTGACGCTGGAGCCGAACACGGTGTTCTGGAACCAGCCACCGACGCTGCCGGAAGACGATACTTTGTGGGACATCCAGGAAGCCGGCCAGGCCCTGCTGGCCGAACACGGTTACGCGCAATACGAAGTCTCGGCCTATGCCCAGCCCGGTCGTGCGGCACGGCATAACCTCAATTACTGGAGTTTCGGCGACTTCATCGGCATCGGCGCCGGTGCCCACGGCAAGCTCAGCCATCCGGACGGACGTATCGTGCGCACCTGGAAGACGCGCCTGCCGAAGGACTACCTCAATCCGGCCAAAAACTTCCAGGCGGGCGAAAATGCCCTGACCAACGCAGAGCTGCCGTTTGAATTCCTGATGAACGCCTTGCGCCTCACCGAGGGCGTCGAGTCGCGCTTGTATCCGCAACGCACCGGGCTGACCCTGGAAAGCCTCGCCGAAAGCCGTCGCGAAGCCGAACAAAGCGGCCTGTTGCAGGTCGAACCGTCACGTCTGGCGGCTACCGAGCGCGGACAACTCTTCCTCAACGACTTGCTGCAGAAATTTCTGACCTAA
- a CDS encoding DUF3392 domain-containing protein — translation MDLVLDLLATASRWSRSNLSEIALALVGCLLVLFGADIKGWVDQRLGSIAGALRVPLMALVCMVGSGMALIYATPWIIKGLSQFNNYSLAPVLLVVLVLIGVVADRR, via the coding sequence ATGGATTTGGTACTCGACCTGCTCGCCACGGCGTCCCGCTGGAGTCGCAGCAATCTCTCGGAAATCGCCCTGGCCCTGGTGGGCTGCCTGCTGGTGCTGTTTGGCGCGGATATCAAAGGCTGGGTCGACCAGCGCCTGGGCAGCATCGCCGGCGCCCTGCGCGTGCCGCTGATGGCCCTGGTGTGCATGGTCGGCAGCGGCATGGCGCTGATCTACGCCACACCGTGGATCATCAAAGGCCTGAGTCAGTTCAACAACTACAGCCTGGCGCCGGTGTTGCTGGTGGTGCTGGTGCTGATCGGCGTAGTAGCCGACCGCCGCTGA
- the mtgA gene encoding monofunctional biosynthetic peptidoglycan transglycosylase, with product MLRIFLRRFTKALLWFAGGSVVLVLIFRVVPPPGTTLMVERKIESWIDGEPIDLQRTWKPWDEISDDLKVAVIAGEDQKFPEHWGFDFGAIQKALAHNELGGTIRGASTLSQQVSKNLFLWSGRSWLRKGLEAWFTGLIEVLWPKQRILEVYLNSVEWDEGVFGAEAAARHHFGVSAKGLSRQQSSLLAAVLPNPRVWSASHPTNYVARRAGWIRQQMSQLGGDSYLVGINDSRRAPWSQ from the coding sequence ATGCTGCGTATATTTTTGCGACGATTCACGAAGGCCCTGCTCTGGTTCGCGGGCGGCAGCGTAGTGCTGGTCCTGATTTTTCGCGTGGTGCCACCGCCAGGGACCACGCTGATGGTCGAGCGCAAGATCGAATCCTGGATCGACGGCGAGCCGATAGACCTGCAACGCACCTGGAAGCCCTGGGATGAAATCTCCGACGACCTGAAAGTCGCGGTGATTGCCGGTGAGGATCAGAAATTCCCGGAACATTGGGGTTTTGACTTTGGCGCGATCCAGAAAGCCCTGGCCCACAACGAGCTCGGCGGCACGATCCGGGGTGCCAGCACCCTGAGCCAGCAGGTCTCGAAAAACCTGTTCCTGTGGTCCGGCCGCAGCTGGCTGCGCAAAGGCCTGGAAGCCTGGTTTACCGGGTTGATCGAAGTTCTTTGGCCCAAGCAGCGGATTCTTGAGGTGTACCTCAACAGCGTGGAGTGGGATGAAGGGGTATTTGGTGCCGAAGCGGCGGCCAGGCATCACTTTGGCGTAAGCGCCAAGGGTCTGAGCCGACAGCAATCAAGTTTGTTGGCGGCCGTACTGCCCAACCCGCGCGTGTGGAGCGCCAGTCATCCGACCAACTACGTAGCCCGGCGGGCGGGGTGGATTCGGCAGCAGATGAGCCAGTTGGGTGGCGACAGCTATCTGGTTGGCATCAACGATTCGCGCCGGGCGCCTTGGTCTCAATGA
- a CDS encoding thiazole synthase produces MSIVRSDKPFVLAGRTYQSRLLVGTGKYRDMEETRLAIEASGAEIVTFAVRRTNLGQNPGEPNLLEVLSPDRYTFLPNTAGCFDATEAVRTCRLARELLGGHNLVKLEVLADQKTLFPNVIETLKAAEVLVKEGFDVMVYTSDDPIIARQLAEIGVIAVMPLAGLIGTGLGICNPYNLQIILEEAKIPVLVDAGVGTASDATIAMELGCEAVLMNSAIAHAQQPVMMAEAMKHAIVAGRLAYLAGRMPKKLYASASSPLDGLIK; encoded by the coding sequence ATGAGCATCGTTCGTAGCGACAAGCCCTTCGTCCTGGCCGGTCGTACCTACCAGTCGCGTTTGCTGGTAGGCACCGGCAAGTACCGCGACATGGAAGAAACCCGCCTGGCCATCGAAGCTTCGGGTGCCGAGATCGTCACCTTCGCCGTGCGCCGCACCAATCTCGGCCAGAACCCGGGCGAACCGAACCTGCTCGAAGTCCTGTCGCCGGATCGCTACACCTTCCTGCCGAATACTGCCGGTTGCTTCGACGCTACCGAGGCTGTGCGCACCTGTCGCCTGGCCCGTGAGCTGCTCGGCGGTCACAACCTGGTGAAACTGGAAGTGCTGGCGGACCAGAAAACCCTGTTCCCCAACGTGATCGAAACCCTCAAGGCCGCCGAAGTGCTGGTCAAGGAAGGCTTCGACGTGATGGTCTACACCAGCGATGACCCGATCATTGCCCGGCAACTGGCGGAAATCGGTGTTATCGCGGTGATGCCGCTGGCCGGCCTGATTGGCACGGGCCTGGGGATCTGCAACCCGTACAATCTGCAGATCATCCTCGAAGAAGCCAAGATTCCAGTGCTGGTGGACGCCGGTGTCGGTACCGCTTCCGACGCCACCATCGCCATGGAACTGGGTTGCGAAGCAGTGCTGATGAACTCGGCCATCGCCCATGCCCAACAGCCGGTCATGATGGCTGAAGCCATGAAACATGCGATCGTTGCAGGTCGCTTGGCCTACCTCGCCGGCCGCATGCCGAAAAAACTCTATGCCAGCGCCTCCTCGCCGCTGGATGGTCTGATCAAGTAA
- the rdgB gene encoding RdgB/HAM1 family non-canonical purine NTP pyrophosphatase has translation MINFTQLVLASHNAGKLKELQAMLGESVHLRSIGEFSSVEPEETGLSFVENAILKARNAARISGLPALADDSGLAVDFLGGAPGIYSARYADGQGDAANNAKLLDALKDVPEAERGAQFVCVLALVRHAEDPLPILCEGLWHGRILPAASGEHGFGYDPLFWVPERDCSSAELSPSEKNLISHRARAMDLLRQRLGLK, from the coding sequence ATGATCAATTTCACGCAACTCGTACTGGCCAGCCATAACGCCGGCAAACTCAAGGAACTCCAGGCCATGCTCGGCGAATCGGTGCACCTGCGCTCGATCGGCGAGTTCAGCAGCGTCGAGCCTGAAGAAACCGGCCTGTCGTTCGTCGAAAACGCCATCCTCAAGGCACGCAATGCCGCGCGCATCTCCGGCCTGCCGGCGCTGGCCGACGATTCGGGGCTGGCGGTGGATTTCCTCGGCGGTGCGCCAGGCATTTATTCGGCCCGTTACGCTGACGGCCAGGGCGATGCGGCGAACAACGCCAAACTCCTCGACGCCTTGAAAGACGTGCCTGAAGCCGAGCGTGGCGCACAGTTCGTCTGCGTGCTGGCGTTGGTGCGGCATGCCGAGGATCCGTTGCCGATCCTCTGCGAAGGCCTGTGGCACGGCCGCATCCTGCCGGCAGCCAGCGGTGAGCACGGTTTTGGCTACGACCCGCTGTTCTGGGTGCCGGAGCGCGATTGCTCCAGCGCCGAGCTGAGCCCGAGCGAAAAGAACCTTATCAGCCACCGCGCCCGTGCAATGGATCTGCTGCGCCAGCGTCTGGGCTTGAAATGA
- a CDS encoding DUF4426 domain-containing protein — MGRLALFLLTACLSVTAIAADVIKGERKETFGDVTVHYNTFNSTFLTPDIAKAAGLTRSKNQGVINVSVLKDGKPLTAEVSGSVKDLTSQTVPLKFKQITEQGAIYYIAQFPVDQQEIRTFDIKVQNGDKINTINFNQELFPGE; from the coding sequence ATGGGTCGTCTAGCGCTGTTTTTACTCACTGCCTGCCTGAGCGTCACAGCCATAGCCGCCGACGTCATCAAGGGCGAGCGCAAAGAAACCTTTGGCGACGTGACGGTGCATTACAACACGTTCAATTCCACCTTCCTGACACCCGATATCGCCAAAGCGGCCGGGCTGACGCGAAGCAAGAACCAGGGTGTGATCAACGTCTCCGTGCTCAAGGATGGCAAGCCTCTGACCGCTGAAGTCAGCGGATCGGTGAAAGACCTGACCAGCCAGACCGTACCTTTGAAGTTCAAACAGATCACTGAACAAGGCGCGATCTACTACATCGCCCAGTTCCCGGTCGATCAGCAGGAAATCCGGACCTTCGACATCAAGGTGCAGAACGGCGATAAAATCAACACCATCAATTTCAACCAAGAGCTCTTCCCCGGCGAATGA
- a CDS encoding DUF423 domain-containing protein has translation MLRGFLMLAAFFGFTGVALGAFAAHGLKSRLTAEYLAIFHTGVTYQLVHTLALLGVALLASQMPGRLITWAGASFAIGILLFSGSLYLLTMTGISKLGIITPFGGLAFLVGWFCLGLAAWRLS, from the coding sequence ATGCTGCGTGGCTTTCTGATGCTGGCCGCTTTCTTCGGTTTCACCGGCGTTGCCCTTGGCGCGTTCGCCGCTCACGGACTGAAAAGCCGCCTGACGGCCGAATACCTGGCGATCTTCCACACCGGCGTCACCTATCAACTGGTGCACACCCTGGCGCTGCTGGGCGTGGCGCTGCTGGCCTCGCAGATGCCCGGTCGCCTGATTACCTGGGCCGGGGCGTCTTTTGCCATTGGCATTCTGCTGTTTTCCGGCAGTTTGTACCTGTTGACGATGACCGGTATCAGCAAGCTGGGCATCATCACGCCTTTCGGTGGCCTGGCATTCCTGGTCGGCTGGTTCTGCCTGGGCCTCGCCGCCTGGCGGCTGAGCTGA
- the rpoH gene encoding RNA polymerase sigma factor RpoH, producing the protein MTNSLQPAYALVPGANLEAYVHTVNSIPLLTPEQERELAESLYYEQDLGAARQMVLAHLRFVVHIARSYSGYGLAQADLIQEGNVGLMKAVKRFNPEMGVRLVSFAVHWIKAEIHEFILRNWRIVKVATTKAQRKLFFNLRSQKKRLAWLNNEEVHRVAESLGVEPREVREMESRLTGHDMAFDPAAEADDDSAFQSPANYLEDHRYDPARQLEDADWSDNSNHNLHEALEVLDDRSRDILYQRWLAEEKATLHDLAQKYNVSAERIRQLEKSAMNKLKLSIAA; encoded by the coding sequence ATGACCAATTCTTTGCAACCTGCATATGCTCTGGTCCCGGGTGCGAACCTGGAGGCCTATGTGCACACGGTAAACAGCATTCCATTGCTGACGCCGGAGCAGGAGCGTGAACTGGCCGAGAGTCTCTATTATGAGCAGGATTTGGGGGCGGCTCGGCAGATGGTGCTCGCCCACCTGCGTTTTGTTGTACATATCGCCCGTAGCTATTCCGGCTACGGTCTGGCTCAGGCTGACCTGATCCAGGAAGGCAATGTCGGCTTGATGAAGGCGGTGAAACGCTTCAACCCGGAAATGGGTGTGCGCCTGGTGTCCTTCGCCGTGCACTGGATCAAGGCGGAAATCCACGAGTTCATCCTGCGCAACTGGCGCATTGTGAAAGTCGCGACCACCAAAGCCCAGCGCAAGCTGTTCTTCAACCTGCGCAGCCAAAAGAAACGTCTGGCGTGGCTGAACAACGAGGAAGTCCACCGTGTGGCGGAAAGCCTCGGTGTTGAACCGCGGGAAGTGCGCGAGATGGAAAGTCGCCTGACCGGCCACGACATGGCCTTCGACCCGGCCGCGGAAGCGGACGACGACAGTGCTTTCCAATCGCCGGCCAACTATCTGGAAGACCACCGGTACGACCCGGCCCGTCAACTGGAAGATGCCGACTGGAGCGACAACTCCAACCACAACCTGCACGAAGCGCTGGAAGTGCTGGACGACCGCAGCCGCGACATCCTCTATCAGCGCTGGCTGGCAGAAGAAAAAGCCACGCTGCACGACCTGGCGCAGAAGTACAACGTGTCGGCCGAGCGTATTCGTCAGCTCGAGAAGAGCGCGATGAACAAGCTCAAGTTGTCGATTGCGGCGTAA
- the trmB gene encoding tRNA (guanosine(46)-N7)-methyltransferase TrmB — MTESNETPIQTEEGEERQHRRIKSFVMRAGRMTEGQQRGLDQGTPLFVLPLADAPMDFDQVFGRSAPRSLEIGFGMGHSLLEMAAASPEQDFIGVEVHRPGVGALLNGVLTQGLTNLRVYDCDAIEVLNRCVADNSLDRLMLFFPDPWHKSRHHKRRIVQASFAELVRSKLKVGGVLHMATDWEPYAEYMLEVMNVAPGYRNLAEDGKCVPRPAERPITKFERRGERLGHGVWDLKFEKQS, encoded by the coding sequence ATGACTGAATCGAACGAAACGCCTATCCAGACGGAAGAAGGCGAAGAGCGCCAACATCGCCGCATCAAGAGTTTCGTGATGCGCGCCGGGCGCATGACCGAAGGCCAGCAACGCGGTCTGGACCAGGGCACGCCGCTGTTCGTGCTGCCTTTGGCCGATGCGCCGATGGACTTCGACCAGGTGTTCGGTCGTTCGGCGCCGCGCTCGCTGGAAATCGGTTTTGGCATGGGCCATTCGCTGCTGGAAATGGCCGCCGCCTCGCCGGAACAGGATTTCATTGGCGTGGAAGTACACCGTCCGGGGGTTGGCGCGCTGCTCAATGGCGTACTGACCCAGGGGCTGACCAACCTGCGGGTCTACGATTGCGATGCGATCGAAGTGCTCAACCGTTGCGTGGCCGACAACAGTCTCGATCGCCTGATGCTGTTCTTCCCGGACCCGTGGCACAAGAGCCGCCACCACAAGCGCCGCATTGTTCAGGCGTCGTTCGCGGAACTGGTGCGCAGCAAGTTGAAGGTCGGCGGTGTGCTGCACATGGCCACCGATTGGGAACCCTATGCCGAGTACATGCTGGAAGTGATGAACGTTGCGCCGGGTTATCGCAACCTGGCGGAAGACGGCAAATGCGTGCCGCGCCCGGCCGAACGCCCGATCACCAAGTTCGAACGCCGCGGCGAACGGCTTGGGCATGGGGTTTGGGACCTGAAGTTCGAAAAACAGTCCTGA
- the thiS gene encoding sulfur carrier protein ThiS, which yields MRIQLNGESLELPDGETVAALLTRLELTGRRVAVELNLDIVPRSQHAETTLNDGDSVEVVHAIGGG from the coding sequence ATGCGCATTCAATTGAACGGCGAATCCCTTGAACTGCCCGACGGTGAAACCGTTGCGGCCCTGCTGACCCGTCTGGAACTGACCGGACGACGGGTAGCGGTCGAGCTCAATCTGGATATCGTGCCGCGCAGCCAACATGCTGAAACCACGCTGAACGACGGCGACAGCGTCGAAGTCGTGCACGCCATCGGCGGCGGCTAG
- the metW gene encoding methionine biosynthesis protein MetW: protein MRADLDIIQEWIPAGSRVLDLGCGNGELLTWLRDNKQVTGYGLENDPDNIAECVAKGINVIEQDLDKGLGNFASNSFDIVVMTQALQAVHYPDRILEEMLRVGRQCIITFPNFGHWRCRWYLASKGRMPVSDFLPYTWYNTPNIHFCTFADFEALCREREAKVIDRLAVDQQHRHGWASKLWPNLLGEIGIYRVSSPGLQDHKVAV from the coding sequence ATGAGAGCCGATCTGGACATCATCCAGGAATGGATCCCCGCCGGCAGCCGCGTGCTCGACCTCGGCTGCGGTAATGGAGAGCTGCTGACCTGGCTGCGGGACAACAAGCAAGTGACCGGTTATGGCCTGGAAAACGACCCGGACAACATCGCCGAATGCGTAGCCAAGGGCATCAACGTCATCGAGCAGGACCTGGACAAGGGCCTCGGCAACTTCGCCAGCAACAGCTTCGACATCGTGGTCATGACCCAGGCGCTGCAAGCCGTGCATTACCCGGACAGGATCCTCGAGGAAATGCTGCGCGTCGGGCGCCAATGCATCATCACGTTCCCCAACTTCGGCCACTGGCGCTGCCGCTGGTACCTGGCGAGCAAGGGGCGGATGCCGGTTTCCGACTTCCTGCCCTACACCTGGTACAACACGCCGAACATCCACTTCTGCACCTTCGCCGACTTTGAAGCCTTGTGCCGCGAACGTGAGGCCAAGGTCATTGATCGGCTGGCCGTGGATCAACAGCATCGGCACGGGTGGGCCAGTAAGCTATGGCCTAATCTGTTAGGTGAGATCGGTATTTACCGCGTCAGCAGCCCGGGGCTGCAAGACCACAAGGTCGCGGTCTGA